In Prionailurus bengalensis isolate Pbe53 chromosome D4, Fcat_Pben_1.1_paternal_pri, whole genome shotgun sequence, the DNA window GAGTCAAGTATGACTGTAGTGTGATCCCAAGCCGGCCACTCGAGGCTTTGTGAGACATCTTTGGGTCATAGATACATGGAAGAGACTACAGGACTACAAGTCCTGTTCTCCAAGTCTTCTACTTAGCTTTTCTATCTATTGTAACTCAGCCTCTTGAACCTCATGATGtgctttattattaaatatataattacgaATAAAAATTAATCTTGTCAGAGGTTTTCTTACTCTATCAGGCTAGTCCTCTCTGTGGAAGAGAGGTGGCTTCTTTCTCTAGGCCCATGAACTGGGGGCtagagggcagggggtggagaTTGGAGTGGGGCCGGGACCAGCCACACTATCCCTAACTTCTCCTCCCTCCAGGCCTGAAGACCGGCGGTGGTTCATCAGGTGGCTCCAGTGGCTCCTTTCACTACACCTTTCACGGGGACCCCCACGCCACCTTTGCCTCCTTCTTTGGTGGCTCCAACCCCTTCGATATCTTCTTTGCCAGCAGCCGTTCCACTAGACCCTTCAGTGGCTTTGACCCAGATGACATGGATGTGGATGAAGATGAGGATCCATTTGGCGCCTTTGGCCGCTTTGGCTTCAATGGGCTGAGTAGGGGCCCAAGGCGGGCCCCCGAACCACTATACCCTCGGCGCAAGGTGCAGGACCCACCTGTGGTACATGAGCTGCGGGTGTCCCTGGAGGAGATCTACCACGGCTCCACCAAGCGCATGAAGATCACAAGGCGGCGCCTCAACCCTGATGGGCGAACTGTGCGTACCGAGGACAAGATCCTGCACATTGTCATCAAGCGTGGCTGGAAGGAAGGCACCAAGATCACCTTCCCCAAAGAAGGTGATGCCACACCTGACAACATCCCTGCTGACATCGTCTTTGTGCTCAAAGACAAGCCCCACGCACACTTCCGTCGAGATGGCACCAATGTGCTCTACAGTGCCCTGATCAGCCTCAAGGAGGTAGGGCCTGGGTcaggttgtgtgtgtatgtgttgggggcaggggagaataATGGGGACATTCTTTCCTCACTTCaatcttttcctcccttcccactcAACCCCCCATTTTCCTCACTCTCTACCTCATTTTCCCCAGGCGCTGTGTGGCTGCACTGTGAACATTCCCACTATTGATGGCCGGGTGATCCCATTACCCTGCAATGACGTCATCAAGCCAGGCACCGTGAAGAGACTCCGTGGGGAGGGCCTTCCTTTCCCCAAGGTGCCCACCCAGCGAGGAGACCTCATTGTCGAGTTCAAAGTTCGCTTCCCAGACAGATTAACACCACAGACACGACAGATCCTTAAGCAGCACCTACCCTGTTCCTAGGCTCTGCCCCAGCCAGCCCAGAGTCTACCACAGCAATACCCCCTACACTCACCCACCCAATGTGCACCCAGCTTGATGTCCACTGGACACTGGCaactttttctaaaatgcaaaaaaaaaaaaaaaaaaaaaaagccactggaTTTCAGGAAAATGTTCCTGTCCCTGACCCCTTTC includes these proteins:
- the DNAJB5 gene encoding dnaJ homolog subfamily B member 5 isoform X1, translating into MFKIQLEPLKLRAWTLNGFVKFRNKETSAGPVAVMGKDYYKILGIPSGANEDEIKKAYRKMALKYHPDKNKEPNAEEKFKEIAEAYDVLSDPKKRGLYDQYGEEGLKTGGGSSGGSSGSFHYTFHGDPHATFASFFGGSNPFDIFFASSRSTRPFSGFDPDDMDVDEDEDPFGAFGRFGFNGLSRGPRRAPEPLYPRRKVQDPPVVHELRVSLEEIYHGSTKRMKITRRRLNPDGRTVRTEDKILHIVIKRGWKEGTKITFPKEGDATPDNIPADIVFVLKDKPHAHFRRDGTNVLYSALISLKEALCGCTVNIPTIDGRVIPLPCNDVIKPGTVKRLRGEGLPFPKVPTQRGDLIVEFKVRFPDRLTPQTRQILKQHLPCS
- the DNAJB5 gene encoding dnaJ homolog subfamily B member 5 isoform X3, coding for MGKDYYKILGIPSGANEDEIKKAYRKMALKYHPDKNKEPNAEEKFKEIAEAYDVLSDPKKRGLYDQYGEEGLKTGGGSSGGSSGSFHYTFHGDPHATFASFFGGSNPFDIFFASSRSTRPFSGFDPDDMDVDEDEDPFGAFGRFGFNGLSRGPRRAPEPLYPRRKVQDPPVVHELRVSLEEIYHGSTKRMKITRRRLNPDGRTVRTEDKILHIVIKRGWKEGTKITFPKEGDATPDNIPADIVFVLKDKPHAHFRRDGTNVLYSALISLKEALCGCTVNIPTIDGRVIPLPCNDVIKPGTVKRLRGEGLPFPKVPTQRGDLIVEFKVRFPDRLTPQTRQILKQHLPCS
- the DNAJB5 gene encoding dnaJ homolog subfamily B member 5 isoform X2, with the protein product MFKRTVLSCPSPAAPPLQARGAFRSFPHFWGEDFLASLMFKIQLEPLKLRAWTLNGFVKFRNKETSAGPVAVMGKDYYKILGIPSGANEDEIKKAYRKMALKYHPDKNKEPNAEEKFKEIAEAYDVLSDPKKRGLYDQYGEEGLKTGGGSSGGSSGSFHYTFHGDPHATFASFFGGSNPFDIFFASSRSTRPFSGFDPDDMDVDEDEDPFGAFGRFGFNGLSRGPRRAPEPLYPRRKVQDPPVVHELRVSLEEIYHGSTKRMKITRRRLNPDGRTVRTEDKILHIVIKRGWKEGTKITFPKEGDATPDNIPADIVFVLKDKPHAHFRRDGTNVLYSALISLKEALCGCTVNIPTIDGRVIPLPCNDVIKPGTVKRLRGEGLPFPKVPTQRGDLIVEFKVRFPDRLTPQTRQILKQHLPCS